From the genome of Candidatus Ozemobacteraceae bacterium, one region includes:
- a CDS encoding MgtC/SapB family protein, whose translation MLTEYDIIFRLLFSAFMGGLIGLEREKHSQPAGLRTHIILAVGSSIAMCISINLAIQFHTVATNGDPERLAAQVISGIGFLGAGAIFRYGSGVKGLTTAASLWTTAIIGLAVGAGYTNIGVVATVLVLFVLIALDMFEKFYLQGSATRTIQIKGIDRPRFIQEIKELLATFNISIKSISFSKDVQNNEIEIETITKVLYEQDLDRIIGSVSKIEGIIKFKIA comes from the coding sequence ATGCTGACTGAATACGATATTATTTTCCGATTGCTCTTCTCCGCTTTCATGGGTGGTCTCATCGGCCTCGAACGTGAAAAGCACAGCCAGCCTGCCGGTCTCAGAACGCACATAATTCTCGCCGTCGGCTCCTCGATCGCGATGTGCATCTCGATCAATCTGGCAATCCAGTTTCACACCGTGGCAACCAACGGGGATCCGGAACGACTGGCTGCGCAGGTCATTTCCGGCATCGGCTTCCTCGGCGCCGGCGCTATTTTCCGATACGGAAGCGGCGTCAAAGGGCTTACAACCGCCGCAAGCCTGTGGACAACGGCGATCATCGGGCTGGCTGTCGGAGCCGGCTATACGAATATCGGCGTCGTCGCGACGGTTCTGGTCCTGTTCGTTCTTATCGCGCTCGATATGTTCGAGAAGTTCTATCTTCAGGGAAGCGCGACGAGAACCATCCAGATAAAGGGCATCGACCGGCCGCGCTTCATCCAGGAGATCAAGGAACTTCTCGCGACGTTCAACATCTCGATCAAATCGATCAGCTTCTCGAAGGACGTACAGAACAACGAAATCGAGATCGAAACGATCACGAAAGTCCTGTATGAACAAGATCTGGACAGGATCATCGGGAGTGTGTCCAAGATCGAGGGCATCATCAAGTTTAAAATCGCCTAA
- a CDS encoding DUF3465 domain-containing protein, translating to MSKQIPDLTWQDKAILVTIPLVVLAIFVFANYMGQDATVSDAFQQKIPKVVVRDAGMISALIPPDPIATGTQKCRLRSRDGQTEFTFNYHIQGSATMNLAVGRQIQFYGEYTYDPQGGAIDIPFKGKSGRLSGWAVYENRRFYVDEEDQPL from the coding sequence GTGTCGAAGCAGATCCCGGATCTTACCTGGCAGGATAAAGCCATTCTGGTGACGATTCCCTTGGTCGTTCTGGCCATTTTCGTGTTCGCCAACTATATGGGGCAGGATGCAACCGTGAGCGACGCCTTTCAACAGAAGATTCCCAAGGTGGTCGTTCGAGACGCCGGCATGATCTCCGCCCTCATTCCGCCCGACCCGATCGCGACGGGTACGCAGAAATGCCGCCTTCGCTCGCGCGATGGGCAGACCGAGTTCACCTTCAACTACCACATCCAGGGCAGCGCCACCATGAATCTCGCCGTCGGACGCCAGATCCAGTTTTACGGCGAGTATACCTACGATCCGCAGGGTGGGGCGATCGACATTCCCTTCAAGGGAAAGAGCGGCCGTCTCTCGGGATGGGCCGTCTACGAAAACCGCCGCTTCTACGTCGACGAAGAAGACCAG